TGGCCAACCGCATCACCCCTGAGCTTGAAGCTGCCGGAATGCCTGAACTCAAGCACGACAGCAGCACCAATCATCTGATTCGTCTTTACCGCCAGTTGCGCTGAGTTCAAAAGCAGAAACGCCCTCGAATACAAAGAGGGCGTTTCTTTTGTTTTTCAGCTCACTTGCACTGGATGTCGGTGGTGGTGGAGTCATCTGGAGCAACCACCATCGTGCCCTCACAGGAGTAGATGGTTTTGCCTGGCTGGTAACGGTCCTCAATGGTGGCACGAACCCGATATGCACCAGATTCCAGGGTCTGGCTGGAAAATACGTTTGCCACGTTGGTGCCAAAGGCAAAGACCACAGGGCTGTTCACTTTCACACCAGAAACGGTCACATGGGCCTGATAGCTCCCGCGCAAAGCTGGGGGCGCAGGTGGATTTCCCCCGATCTCCTGAAGTGCTTTGTCAATCCGCAGGAACTTTGCATCCTTCAGGGTGGGGTCGGTCAGGTCATCTCCACTGTGGATCAGGGCACCCACCACCTGATCCCAGGTGGCAGTGGGACGTTTGCTGAACAGCAGGGCTGCTGCTGCCGCCGCCAGAGGTGCACTGAAACTGGTCCCAGAGTTGAGCATGTACTCGGTTTGAACAGACCGCTGATCATCTGTTCGACCATTGAAGACCAGCAGGTCTTGCCCTGGAGCAACCAGCCTCAGGTGCCCTCCATAATGGGAGAAGGTGGCTTTTTCTTTGTTGAGGTTGGTGGCCCCCACACTGACCGCATTGACACTGTTTGCCGGGTAAGCCACAAAGGATTTTCCGTTGTTTCCTGCTGAGGCCATCACCACCACACCCGCATCACGCGCCTCTTTCAAAGCCTGATCCAGCACAGGGTCGGAAACAGTGTTGGTGCACACACCTCCGCTGCTCATGCAGAGGCTCAGGTTGATCACCTTTGCACCTTTGGCAATGGCTGTTCGAATGCCTCTGGCAATGATGTCTGTGCTTGAACTGCCTGAAGGGGTATAGATGTTGATGGGAACCACCTGAATGGGGGCCTGCTGGCCGGCATTGAAGTTCAGTGAAGCCATCCCCTTGCCATTGTTGGTGGTGGCACCGATCAGGCCAATCAGGGACATTCCATGCGAGGCAAGGGATTCATCAGGATAGTAGGGGTCATCATTCTTGTCTGCAGGATTCAGGCAGCGTTCTCCTGTCGCCTGGTTGCACCCGATGGGTTGCAGGTCCAGGTGACTGCCTTTCAGGTCCTCGTGGTGGGTGTACCCATCATCAAGCACTGCCACCTTGACCTGGGTGGTGGTTCCCGGGTCATTCCAGGCCCCTGCTGCACCGATCTGGTCCAGATACCACTGGTGGGTGTCTGGATCAGTGGGTTCCCAGGGCTGATCCAGATAGGGATCATTGGGTGTCAGTTGTTTTTGATAACGGTAGTTGGGCTGCACCCGAAGCACTCCAGGCAAGTTGCGCAGCTCTTCTGCACTGCTGGCTTTCAGGAGGGCCTGGTTGTTGTGTGGCTGTGTGATCACCACTCCAGTTCCTGAGAGCTTTTGCAAATCAGAGGCCTTTTGAAAAGTCACGATATATTCCCCAGGGATCGGTGCAGTTTGCTGGCTCTGTGAGGTCACCCCGGAGGGCAGAATCAGGTTGAGGGTGGCCTGCCCCTGGCCATCTGGAGGCAGAATGACGTAACTGTTGCATCCGACCAGAAGCGCCAGACCCAGCATTGAGAACACCTTGAATGTTGTCGTCATGAAGAATCTTTTCGATTATAGATGAAGAGCATGAAAATCCATTAGACCACCCGCGTGTGGTTGCGTCCGCTTCCTTTAACGTTCAGCAGTGCACCGTCTGCCCGTCTGAATGCGCTCTCGGTATTGTCCCAGGGCTGCACCCGGGTGACCCCAACACTCACTGTGATTCGAAGTCCATTGATGAATTCTGCAGTTTCGATGGTGGTTCTGAACTGCTCACACAGGGCGTGCGCTTCGGTGTCCTCCATGCCAGTCAGAATCACACAGAACTCTTCTCCTCCCCAGCGGAAGGCCCGTCCTTGCACCTGAAACACGTCTGATGCACGCTCTGCCACCTGTTGCAGAATCAGGTCTCCCACATCGTGTCCATGACGGTCGTTGATCTGCTTGAAGTGATCAATGTCGAAGACCACCAGATGGGTGGTCTGCACCTGATCCATGGCTTTTTCAAGTTCCTGCTGGAATGCCCGTCTGTTGGGAAGGCGGGTCAGGGGATCAATCACCGCCATGCGCTCGGCATCCCGGCGCTTGCGGGTTTCCTCCTGCATCTGGCCGTAGACATTGTGGATGGCCCGACAGATGACGATCGCCATCAGTCCCAGAATCGCCACATCCAGCGCTTTGAGGTTCTGGAATCCGTGCAGGTTGAGCACCCAGAACATCAGGACACTGAGGGCAAAATACACCCCACTGATCACCAGGGAGAAAACCGGGCGGGCATGGTACACCACGGTCCAGTGCCAGACCATCACGATGCCCCATGCGGGAAGCAGGTAGATCCCACTGTCTGGTTCCACTGCAGGAGACTGCAACACAAAGTAAAGGGTCAGACCCACCACCAGCATCTGTCCCCAGGTGCTGATCCAGTCAAGGGCACCCAGATAAGCAGTGCGATTTTTCAGATAGAGTCCCAGCGAAACCAGCATCATGAACAGGGCAAGCCCCACCACCTGTTGCTCCAGAGGATTCCTGATCTCCCAGAGGTGATGAAAGGTCAAGAGGATCGCTGCAGGAAGAAGCAGGCTGTAGTTGTGGTGTTTGAGGCGGGTCAGGAGGTTCTGCTGGCTTGGCATGGAGGCTCCCCTGTCAGGAGATGACCCCATTGTGACAGATTTGTGACCTGATGTTTCAGTTTCGCTTCAGGACCGTTCAGGGGTGAGGTCCAGATGGATCAGGTACGGGGTCTTGCCCTGTCGTTGTTTGTATCTGGCATACAGGCCAGCAAGGTCCTGCTGCAATTCTTTGGCATCCTCAGGGTCCAGAAACAGACGGGTCCAGAGGGTCAGGATGGCTGGCCCTTCTGGGGCAAGTATTTCCGGGGACAGGCTGGATTCTCCATCTTTGCTGAGGAAGGAGTAAGCCACACCATTCACCGGATCACGCTTTATTCCAATGCCCACAGGCACGCCCATGAGGCGCAGCATGGACTGGGAATAGCTGTAGGTGAAACGGTCCAGCTTCGCGAGATACTGGGCATCCAGAAAACCCTGAAATGTGTCGGCTGTGCTCAGGTCAAAAGGCACAAAATAGGCGTCTGCTGTGCTCTGGTAGAGCTTTTGCCTGCCCCGCATGCGGGTGAAGGTGATCAGGTTCAGGCGCTCCATTTTGCGCACCTGATACAGCAGGGAGTTGGCTTTGACTTTGAGCTCACGGGCCGCTTCGGGAACACTGATCTCCCTTTGCAAGAAGGGTTTGAGCACTTCCACCTGCCGGGGATCGGTCAGCAACTGGGCCGCTTCAGGGTCACGCACCTCTATCAAGGGGAGTGGTGAAAAAGTCGGTGTGATTTCACTGTTCATCTTTGAAAAATGATAAAGCACAAAGGAGTTCACATGTTTAAACCTGCTGTTCTGTTCCTGACCGTTTTTGCCTCTCTTGCCGCTCAAGTTGCCGTTGCAAAAGCACCCACCGAAAAAATCACTGATCCTGCTAAGATCACCCGGGCCTACGTGGAAAGTTTCGGAGATGTCCGGGAGTGGGTCGACATGACGCCGATGGGGAACGACGAAAGGCGCTGCATTTTCAACAGCCTGCAACGCATGAACACCATGGTGAATTACTACCTGCGGGGAGCTTCCACCACCAACATCAGTTTCCTGCGCAAGGACCAGGAAGCCCTCACCTTCAATCTGACCGCCGAGCAACCCCCCATTGGAGCCGAGAAAAACAAGGTGCGGGGTTTCTGGATTTCCATCCGCTGTGCAGATCAGGTGCGCAACATGGAGTCCTGGAAAACGGTGATGTCCTGGGTTCCTGTGTTTGAGGCCCTCGTACAGAATACCGAAAGCCAGCTTGGTTACACGTTTTCCCACGTGGAAATCACCCCCCAGGGAGGAAACATGCTGTGGTGGAAGGACAAAAAGGGAAACCTGGTGATTCTCCGCTGAGTTTTCTGCAGAGCAGGGGTGGACACATTTACCCACCCCTGCTCTGGCTCTGGCTGGTTTTGACATCTGTATTCATGAGAAGTCTGGGAATTGAAGCCGAGCTTCAAAAGCCTGAAAAGAATTTTCATTGATGCATTCGAGGATTTTCTTTCCTGATGCCTTGCTGGATTCATTGACAAACGATTTCATGCTGTTACAATAAGGGCAAACGATTTCACCCGCTTGTGTGTGGTTCGCAGGCCCCCAGGATACAGCATGAAGAGAATGGTCACCTTGGTTGAAGTAGCGCAGGAAGCCGGAGTTTCCCCCAGCACCGTGTCACGCATCCTGAGCGGTACGGCCAACGTCAGTCTGCGCAAACGGCACGCTGTGGAAGAAGCCATTCGCAAGCTGAATTACCAGCCCAACATCATTGCCAAGGGCCTGGTTCGGGGCCAGACCATGTCCATTGGGGTGCTCACCCAGGACATTTCCAGTCCGTTTTACAACGATGCCCTGCTGGGGGTTCAGGAAGCGCTGCAGGGCACCGATTATGTCCCTGTCTTCGTGGACGGTCACTGGCACCCGAAAGACGAGGAAACCGCCATTGGACGCCTGATGGGCCGTGTCGATGGCCTGATCATCATGGGGGGCAGCCTCGCAGAAGACACCCTGAAGCGACTGGCCGACAACATGCCCATCATCGCCATTGGACGCAAAGTTCCCGATCAGGAGCACCACAGCCTGATCCTGGACAATTATTCGGCCACCCGCAAACTCATGGACTTCCTGTTTGAACTCGGTCACGTCCGCATTGCCCACATTGCTGGCCCGAGAGACCATCCCGACGCCATTGAACGCCTGCACGGCTACCGGGACGCACTGGAGGCTGCAGGGCATGAAGTCAGTCCCAACCTGATTGTGGAAGGGGATTACCACGAATCGGCAGGTCTGCTTGCTGTGGCAACCCTGCTGGAGTCTCGAACCATGTTCACTGCGATCTTTGCAGCAAACGATCAGATGGCTTACGGGGCCAGACTGGCCCTGTACCGTCGGGGAATCCGGGTCCCTGAAGAAGTCTCACTGGTCGGCTTCGATGATGCCAAGACCTCCGAGTACTTCTCTCCCCCACTCACCACTGTAAGACAGCCCATGCACGAACTTGGGCGGCAGGCGGCAGAGGCCCTGCTGCAAATGATTGAGGGCGCAGAGGTGCGTCTGGAAGCTCCAGAGCTTCAACTGGTGATCCGGGAATCCACCAAACGCATCCGCTAGACATCAAGGCAAACCAGGAAGCAGGCCTGAAAATTGGCCTGCTTTTTCATTCATGTCCAATAGGCCATCATCCGCATGTCCTGACCTGATCGGAAGGGTACAATCACCAACATGAAACAGATGTTCTCACAGCTGAACTGGCGTGACCCGGGAGGTTCCCGGGAAAGGTCTGCTGTGATGTAACGCGTTTTGGAACAGGAGCCGCTCGGGAAACCGGGCGGCTTTTTCATTTTGAGCCCTCTCACTTTCTTACCGGAGGACCCCATGAACCCAGCTCAACCCAAACTGCTCACCGGAGACCGCCCCACCGGGCGCCTGCACCTTGGACATTTTTTTGGTTCTCTGCAATCCAGGGTGCACCTGCAAGACCAGCACCACAGTTTCATCCTGATTGCAGATGTCCAGGCCCTCACCGACAACTTTCACCATCCTGAGAAAGTGTCCCAGAATGTTCTGGAAGTGCTCAAGGACAATCTTGCAGTGGGACTCTCTCCGGAAAAATGCACCTTTGTCTTGCAGTCCCAGGTGCCAGAAATTGCCGAACTGACCGTCTTCTTCTCAAATCTGGTGACCGTCAGTCGCTTGCAACAGAATCCAACGGTGAGGCATGAGATCAGGCAAAAACAGGCCCTTTTTGGTGAATCTGTGACCTATGGGTTCCTGGGATACCCGATCAGTCAGGCTGCTGACATCACGGTGTTTCAGGCAGAGGTGGTCCCGGTGGGTGAAGACCAGTTGCCCATCATCGAACAGACCCGCGAACTGGTGCGCACATTCAACCGCCACTACGGTGAGGTGCTGAAAGAACCCCGTGCCCTGCTCTCCTCGCATTCCAGAATCAAAGGTCTTGATGGTCAGCAGAAGATGGGTAAGAGCCTGGGAAATGCCATCTTTCTGGCAGATTCAAGTGCAGACACAGAAAAGAAAGTGATGCAGGCCGTCACCGATCCACATAAGATCCGCAAGAATGACCCTGGACGCCCTGACATCTGCACGGTTTACACGTACCATGCCCTGTTTCAGCCTGACCACCTTCAGACGGTTTACCAGGAATGCAACAGTGGAACCCGTGGGTGTGTGATGTGCAAACGTGAGCTTGCTGCCTGCATCAACGCAGCCCTGCAACCCATTCGTGAACACCGGTCACAACTGGATGAGCAAGAAAGCACCCTGATCGAAATGCTGCTGGACCACACAGAAGTGGCCAGGAGCACCTCCCGTGAAACCCTCAAGGCCACACGAAAAGGCATGCACCTGCTCCTTCCACGAGGTCCGGGCTCGATATAATGGGCCGTGTGCGTCTTTTACTGACTTCTCTTTTGTATTTGCTGCTGGTGATTGGCATCTGGGTGCTGGAAGAATACGAAGAGTCCCATCTGGGGATCACCGTGGCCCTCACCTACTCACCTCACTTTTTCTGGCTGATTCCGCTCTTTTTGCTGATGCACTCTGCTTTTCGCAAGAAAAACTGGGCTGCTCTGGATGTGCAGGCCCTGACCCTCATTTTTGTGATGGTCGCCCTGATGAATCTGCGCATCCCCACTCCTCAAGAATGCACAGGCCATCCCCTGGCCCTGATGAGCTACAGCACCCATCAGGGCCAGGTGTCTGCCTTTGTGCTGCAGAACATCCTGACCGTGCATCAACCTGAGGTTGTGCTTTTGCAGGACACAGCACCCTCCACCTCCATGTACATCTCCAGCCTGAAACGCTCTGGCTGGTTTACGGCTGAGCATCAGGGTCTCATCACCCTGAGCCGTTACCCACTGAAAAAACAGCAAGGACTGTCCAGTGTGCACGCTCTGGTCACGGATCTGCAGCTTCAGCGTCGCACGGTGAGAATCATCAATGTCCTGCTCCCAGAAGTGCGTGATCCTCTAAAGTTCCAGCTCCAGGCCCGAACCCATCAGGGGGTGCTCAAACAGATCCTTGGTCTGGCCTCCAGAAACACAGTGATTGCCGGAAACTTCAATGCCGTTCCACATGGCCTGTGGGTCAAGCCCCTGAGAGCGAGATACAGCGAAGCCATGGGACTGGGCTTTGGTTACACCTATCCCACATTTCTCCCTGTGGAACGACGGGATCAGGTCTGGTACTCTGGTGGGCTCTGTCACCAGAAGCATGAAGTGCTGCCAGAAAGAGGCTCAGATCACCGTGCCATACAGGTGAAACTGAGTGTTAATTGAAGCCACTGTTTGCATTAAGCGCAACTTAAAGCAATGCAAGGAACTTCACAGTACGATGGTCTCATGAAAAGAAGACTTGCCACCCTCAGTCTGATGCTCGCTGGATGTGCTGCTGTACAGGGCAGCCCAACCTTTGAAGTACATGATGTGCTCTTTTATGGCGATTCCAATGATCGTGTGACCTGGTTCTATGACACCCAGATGGATCGTCAAACCAAGCCCCTGAAAATCAATGGACTGGGCTATGAATTGAAGCAGCAGACCGCCACCGACAGTTTTGCACTGGCCGGAACCCTTGCCATCAATGGACAGAGCAGCCTGCTGACCAAAACCACCACCATTCCCAAGGACTTTACAGTCACCTACAACCCTGCAAGCTCAAATTATTACATCAAAACCTCCCGTGCCCTGGAGGGCGTCTACCTGTTGCAAAACAACAACTGGTACCGCATCTCCAGCAGTGTCAGAGCAGGATTCAGTGGTGAAGCAGATGCAGATTGGCGTTCAAATGGCCTCCAGGGTGTGGGTCAGCTGACCGACGCGGAAGCTGTGGCCCTCAGCAATGTGCTGGCGAAAGACCAGCCTGTGGTGGTGGCCGTTCTGGCAGACAGCCCTGACCCCAGACTCAATGTGGAACCTGCTCCTGCCCAGTACCGCACCACTGCATTGTTTGTCCAGAAAGGCATTCCTCAGGAAATTCGCCGGACAGGAGGCCCTGTGACATTCAGTCAGGTGCGTTATGCAGGCAACAGCGGGTATGGCAGCAGCAACTTCGGAGCAGCACTCATCACCAGTGAAAGCACCTACCAGTCCATCTGGTCCAAGACCAACTCCATCATTCTTCCCACACCTTCTGCACCCGACATCGATTTCAATGCCTCCTCTGCAGTGTTCCTGTTCCTGGGGCAGCGTCCCACTGGAGGGTACGGCTTCAAGGTGAACAGCATGGAAGCCCGGGGCAGCACGCTGATCGTGCGGGTCACCGTCTCCGAACCCAAGCCCGGGGCCATTCTGACCCAGGCTTTCACCAGTCCATGGGGTCTGTACACGGTTGCCGGGAAGTATACAAGCCTGCAGGTGATCGACCAGAACGGCAACACGCTGGTGCAAACCAGCAGCAACAGAAGCCCGCTTTAACCCAGCTGAGGTGCAAAGAAGAGAGGCGCTTTTAAGCGCCTCTCTTTGTCTTTATTCTTCGGTCTTTCTGGGCTTCCATTTCTTGCGGCCTTCTGGGGGCGAACCTTCAGCATTGTTTTCTGGGGCATCAGGTTCATCTGATGAAACAGCTCGCTGATCAGCCTCAGGATTCACCACAGGTTGCTGGGCCGACTTGCTACCCCACTTTTTGCGTGCTGGTGTTTGCACAGAAACAGATGGAGCATTGAGAGGTTCTGCTGTCACCTGCTCTGTGGTGGGAGCAGGACTCTCCTGTGGTTCAGAGGGTTGGTGCGAAACAGGAGCCTTCAGGGCTTCTGGCGTTTCCTGTTTTGCTGCGCCTCCCCACTTTTTGCGTGGTGTTTCAGAAACCTGAGGAGCCTCCTCTTGCTGCATCACCACTTGAGGCCCGGATGGGTCTGCTGGCTCCTCTTTTTTGCCTCCCCATTTTTTGCGGGTTGCAGGTTCTGTTGCAGATGGGGCTTCTGTGGAAGCTGTCGATGACACATTTTCGGACTCAGGAATCACAGGGGTTGCTGCATCTGGAGTCGCCTGTTTATCTGCTCCCCATTTTTTGCGGGCCACAGGAGCATTTTCACTGGAAGCACTTTCACCGGAGGTTGCCTGTTGTACAGGGTTGGAACCTGGAAGCAAGGGAGGTGTTTCCTGGGCAGCGGACTCAGGTTTGCTGCCCCATTTTTTACGGGTCGGTGCGGGGTGACCTGCTGGTGCATCAGTGGGACGCTCGATCTCAGCAGGCAATTCAACAGTGGACGTTTCAGGGGCAACCTCGGCAGTCTTGCTGCCCCACTTCTTGCGGGCAGGCGCTGGCTGTTCTGTTGGAAGCTGCTCTTCCTGTGTCACAACAGGTTCAATGTGATGGATGGGAGCCTCCTGGGCCACCTGAGGAGCAGCAGGGGTCGCTTCTGCTCCAGCAGGCTGAGGTTGAAGCTCAGGTTGCTGGAGAGGTTCAGCACCCTCTTTTCCTGTAACACGTTCCAGCAGCAGCTCTGCGACATCTTTCACTTCGATGCTGGTGTCTGCCTTGCTTGGGCTGGAATTCAGCATGCTCTTGCAGAAAGGACAGCCTACCGCCACAGTGTTGCCTTCTTTGGACTGGTCAAGCCTGCGCTGGATTTCCATGAAGCGGGCTTCGCTGATGCGCAGTTCTCCATCCTCTTCCTCTTTCCAGAACTGCGCCCCGCCTGCACCACAACAGAAGCTCTTCTCGCGGGTGCGTTCCAGTTCCAGCACCGTGGCCCCCATGCTCTTCAGAACATCACGGGGAGCATCGTAAATTCCGTTGTGCCGTCCCAGATAACAGGGATCATGAAAAGTGACCTCTCCACCCTTCTCGATGGGTTCCAGCAGGTGGTCATTGAGCAGTTTCTCCAGGTATTCGGTGTGGTGAATCACCTGGTAATTTCCCCCAAGCTGTGGATACTCGTTTTTCAGTGTGTTCATGCAGTGGGGGCAGGTGGTTACGATGAGCCTGGCATTTGCGGCATTCAGGTTGCTGATGTTGCGCTCTGCAAGTTGCTGGAAAAGAAGTTCATTTCCTGCACGTCTTGCACTGTCCCCTGTGCAGGTTTCTTTTTTCCCCAGAACAGCAAAGTTCACTTTGGCCCGTTCCAGAAGCTGCACAAAACTGCGGGCCACCTTCTGGGCTCCGGGATCATAGGCCGCTGCACAACCCACCCAGTACAACACATCGGGGTTCGGGTTCTGGTCGATGGTGGGAACATGCAGTCCCTGTGCCCAGTCCATGCGTTTGTCCTGAGAAATGCCCCAGGGGTTCCCTGCACGTTCCATTCCCCGAAAGGCCATGTTGAGTTCCTGGGGGAAATCCCCTTCCACCAGCACCTGGTGACGCCGGATGTCGATGATGTCCAGCATCTGTTCGTTCTGTACAGGGCACACATCCATACATGCCCCACAAGTGGTGCAGGCCCACACCGCATCTGGGGAAATCACCATGTCGAGCAGGATAACGTCATCTTGACCGGCATTGAACGCCATGCGCTTGTTGATTTCCATTGCAGCCGGGCTGAGGGCCTTGCCTGTCTGGGTGCCAGGGCACACATCCTGGCAGCGGTTGCACTGGATGCAGGCATAGGCATCCACCAGTCGGGGCCACTCCAGATCAGACATTTTCTGGGCACCCATCTTGAGTTCTTCTGCTTCAAGATCAACTTTCTGCAGCGGAATGGTCCCAGAATTCTCAAAGCGCTTCACGGCATATTTCACGGGAGCCATGAACAGGTGGATGTGTTTTGAATAGGGAAAGTAACTCAGGAACAGCAGAATGCTGCCCAGAGCGCCCCAGTATCCAAAAGCAAATCCAGAAAGGGCCGTTTCAGGTGTGACCCCCAGGCTGGAAAGCAGGCCTGCAACGCTGGAGGCCAGAGGCTGGAATGCATCACGATACTGTCCGTCTTCACTGAAGTAGATGAGCTTGAAGCCCTGTCCCAGGATGCGGCAGCCCACGTGAAACAGAATGAAGCTGCTCACAATCACACTGTCACGGGAGATGTATCGCTCAAGCACTTTGGGATGCAGCAGGGTGCGCTGATTCCAGGAGAAGACCCTCTTTCCTCTCGGAGAAAACCTGCGGATGGACAGGCTGATCACACCCAGCAGCACACCCAGACTGAGCAGGTCTGCCAGCAGGTTGTAAATTGCT
Above is a genomic segment from Deinococcus cellulosilyticus NBRC 106333 = KACC 11606 containing:
- a CDS encoding S8 family serine peptidase, which produces MTTTFKVFSMLGLALLVGCNSYVILPPDGQGQATLNLILPSGVTSQSQQTAPIPGEYIVTFQKASDLQKLSGTGVVITQPHNNQALLKASSAEELRNLPGVLRVQPNYRYQKQLTPNDPYLDQPWEPTDPDTHQWYLDQIGAAGAWNDPGTTTQVKVAVLDDGYTHHEDLKGSHLDLQPIGCNQATGERCLNPADKNDDPYYPDESLASHGMSLIGLIGATTNNGKGMASLNFNAGQQAPIQVVPINIYTPSGSSSTDIIARGIRTAIAKGAKVINLSLCMSSGGVCTNTVSDPVLDQALKEARDAGVVVMASAGNNGKSFVAYPANSVNAVSVGATNLNKEKATFSHYGGHLRLVAPGQDLLVFNGRTDDQRSVQTEYMLNSGTSFSAPLAAAAAALLFSKRPTATWDQVVGALIHSGDDLTDPTLKDAKFLRIDKALQEIGGNPPAPPALRGSYQAHVTVSGVKVNSPVVFAFGTNVANVFSSQTLESGAYRVRATIEDRYQPGKTIYSCEGTMVVAPDDSTTTDIQCK
- a CDS encoding GGDEF domain-containing protein, with product MPSQQNLLTRLKHHNYSLLLPAAILLTFHHLWEIRNPLEQQVVGLALFMMLVSLGLYLKNRTAYLGALDWISTWGQMLVVGLTLYFVLQSPAVEPDSGIYLLPAWGIVMVWHWTVVYHARPVFSLVISGVYFALSVLMFWVLNLHGFQNLKALDVAILGLMAIVICRAIHNVYGQMQEETRKRRDAERMAVIDPLTRLPNRRAFQQELEKAMDQVQTTHLVVFDIDHFKQINDRHGHDVGDLILQQVAERASDVFQVQGRAFRWGGEEFCVILTGMEDTEAHALCEQFRTTIETAEFINGLRITVSVGVTRVQPWDNTESAFRRADGALLNVKGSGRNHTRVV
- a CDS encoding helix-turn-helix domain-containing protein translates to MNSEITPTFSPLPLIEVRDPEAAQLLTDPRQVEVLKPFLQREISVPEAARELKVKANSLLYQVRKMERLNLITFTRMRGRQKLYQSTADAYFVPFDLSTADTFQGFLDAQYLAKLDRFTYSYSQSMLRLMGVPVGIGIKRDPVNGVAYSFLSKDGESSLSPEILAPEGPAILTLWTRLFLDPEDAKELQQDLAGLYARYKQRQGKTPYLIHLDLTPERS
- a CDS encoding LacI family DNA-binding transcriptional regulator, which produces MKRMVTLVEVAQEAGVSPSTVSRILSGTANVSLRKRHAVEEAIRKLNYQPNIIAKGLVRGQTMSIGVLTQDISSPFYNDALLGVQEALQGTDYVPVFVDGHWHPKDEETAIGRLMGRVDGLIIMGGSLAEDTLKRLADNMPIIAIGRKVPDQEHHSLILDNYSATRKLMDFLFELGHVRIAHIAGPRDHPDAIERLHGYRDALEAAGHEVSPNLIVEGDYHESAGLLAVATLLESRTMFTAIFAANDQMAYGARLALYRRGIRVPEEVSLVGFDDAKTSEYFSPPLTTVRQPMHELGRQAAEALLQMIEGAEVRLEAPELQLVIRESTKRIR
- the trpS gene encoding tryptophan--tRNA ligase; the encoded protein is MNPAQPKLLTGDRPTGRLHLGHFFGSLQSRVHLQDQHHSFILIADVQALTDNFHHPEKVSQNVLEVLKDNLAVGLSPEKCTFVLQSQVPEIAELTVFFSNLVTVSRLQQNPTVRHEIRQKQALFGESVTYGFLGYPISQAADITVFQAEVVPVGEDQLPIIEQTRELVRTFNRHYGEVLKEPRALLSSHSRIKGLDGQQKMGKSLGNAIFLADSSADTEKKVMQAVTDPHKIRKNDPGRPDICTVYTYHALFQPDHLQTVYQECNSGTRGCVMCKRELAACINAALQPIREHRSQLDEQESTLIEMLLDHTEVARSTSRETLKATRKGMHLLLPRGPGSI
- a CDS encoding endonuclease/exonuclease/phosphatase family protein — encoded protein: MRLLLTSLLYLLLVIGIWVLEEYEESHLGITVALTYSPHFFWLIPLFLLMHSAFRKKNWAALDVQALTLIFVMVALMNLRIPTPQECTGHPLALMSYSTHQGQVSAFVLQNILTVHQPEVVLLQDTAPSTSMYISSLKRSGWFTAEHQGLITLSRYPLKKQQGLSSVHALVTDLQLQRRTVRIINVLLPEVRDPLKFQLQARTHQGVLKQILGLASRNTVIAGNFNAVPHGLWVKPLRARYSEAMGLGFGYTYPTFLPVERRDQVWYSGGLCHQKHEVLPERGSDHRAIQVKLSVN
- a CDS encoding protease complex subunit PrcB family protein, with translation MKRRLATLSLMLAGCAAVQGSPTFEVHDVLFYGDSNDRVTWFYDTQMDRQTKPLKINGLGYELKQQTATDSFALAGTLAINGQSSLLTKTTTIPKDFTVTYNPASSNYYIKTSRALEGVYLLQNNNWYRISSSVRAGFSGEADADWRSNGLQGVGQLTDAEAVALSNVLAKDQPVVVAVLADSPDPRLNVEPAPAQYRTTALFVQKGIPQEIRRTGGPVTFSQVRYAGNSGYGSSNFGAALITSESTYQSIWSKTNSIILPTPSAPDIDFNASSAVFLFLGQRPTGGYGFKVNSMEARGSTLIVRVTVSEPKPGAILTQAFTSPWGLYTVAGKYTSLQVIDQNGNTLVQTSSNRSPL
- a CDS encoding (Fe-S)-binding protein, with product MLPTLHQVLFALFGLLAIAVSLKGFRQVYANIRSGRDAVELRFNEPVRRLLYSLATTLTQSRVFRKRPLVSFFHSLIMYGFTFYLLVNLIDFLEGYFHLEISSGNPIGAIYNLLADLLSLGVLLGVISLSIRRFSPRGKRVFSWNQRTLLHPKVLERYISRDSVIVSSFILFHVGCRILGQGFKLIYFSEDGQYRDAFQPLASSVAGLLSSLGVTPETALSGFAFGYWGALGSILLFLSYFPYSKHIHLFMAPVKYAVKRFENSGTIPLQKVDLEAEELKMGAQKMSDLEWPRLVDAYACIQCNRCQDVCPGTQTGKALSPAAMEINKRMAFNAGQDDVILLDMVISPDAVWACTTCGACMDVCPVQNEQMLDIIDIRRHQVLVEGDFPQELNMAFRGMERAGNPWGISQDKRMDWAQGLHVPTIDQNPNPDVLYWVGCAAAYDPGAQKVARSFVQLLERAKVNFAVLGKKETCTGDSARRAGNELLFQQLAERNISNLNAANARLIVTTCPHCMNTLKNEYPQLGGNYQVIHHTEYLEKLLNDHLLEPIEKGGEVTFHDPCYLGRHNGIYDAPRDVLKSMGATVLELERTREKSFCCGAGGAQFWKEEEDGELRISEARFMEIQRRLDQSKEGNTVAVGCPFCKSMLNSSPSKADTSIEVKDVAELLLERVTGKEGAEPLQQPELQPQPAGAEATPAAPQVAQEAPIHHIEPVVTQEEQLPTEQPAPARKKWGSKTAEVAPETSTVELPAEIERPTDAPAGHPAPTRKKWGSKPESAAQETPPLLPGSNPVQQATSGESASSENAPVARKKWGADKQATPDAATPVIPESENVSSTASTEAPSATEPATRKKWGGKKEEPADPSGPQVVMQQEEAPQVSETPRKKWGGAAKQETPEALKAPVSHQPSEPQESPAPTTEQVTAEPLNAPSVSVQTPARKKWGSKSAQQPVVNPEADQRAVSSDEPDAPENNAEGSPPEGRKKWKPRKTEE